Proteins found in one Methylobacter sp. S3L5C genomic segment:
- the dapC gene encoding succinyldiaminopimelate transaminase: protein MTPNLKYLHPYPFEKLAQLKYGIVPPANKHPIVLSIGEPTHTTPHFIAEALLIHLHGLSNYPTTKGIPELRQAIADWITRRFQIPEEFINPETQILPVSGTREALFSFAQCVIDPNTSPVVIMPNPFYQIYEGAALLAGAEPYFLNTLEATNYLPDFDAVPEAIWQRCQLIYICSPGNPSGAVISQASHEKLLNLAEKYDFVIASDECYTELYDDENQPPVGLLQTAYHMGNTTFKRCVVFHSLSKRSNAPGLRSGFVAGDADILQQYFQYRTYQGCAMPLPTQHASIKAWQDERHVIENRRLYREKFSAFIAILADVCKIERPPAGFYVWLKIPQPLESTFDKEGLREISDTAFAQQLFARENITVLPGSFLSREFDGINPGVNHVRIALVAPLEDCIEAAHRIKNFLNTLYITP from the coding sequence ATGACTCCTAACTTAAAATACTTACATCCTTACCCGTTTGAAAAGCTGGCTCAACTTAAATATGGTATTGTGCCACCGGCAAACAAGCATCCTATTGTTCTATCCATAGGAGAACCAACTCATACCACTCCGCATTTTATTGCCGAGGCGCTATTAATCCATTTACATGGATTATCCAACTATCCAACGACAAAAGGCATCCCTGAGCTAAGGCAGGCTATTGCTGACTGGATTACGAGGCGCTTCCAGATTCCTGAAGAATTTATTAACCCTGAAACGCAAATTTTGCCGGTCAGCGGCACCCGCGAAGCCTTGTTTTCTTTCGCCCAATGTGTGATTGATCCAAACACAAGCCCGGTAGTCATTATGCCCAACCCGTTTTATCAGATTTATGAAGGCGCAGCACTACTAGCAGGGGCAGAACCGTATTTTTTAAACACCCTGGAAGCCACGAATTATTTACCGGATTTTGATGCCGTACCTGAAGCAATATGGCAACGCTGCCAGTTAATTTATATCTGTTCTCCCGGCAATCCCAGCGGTGCAGTGATCTCGCAAGCCAGCCATGAAAAACTCCTTAATCTGGCGGAAAAGTATGATTTTGTTATTGCCTCCGATGAATGCTATACCGAACTCTATGACGACGAAAACCAGCCCCCTGTTGGTTTGCTGCAAACAGCTTATCATATGGGTAACACGACATTTAAACGCTGTGTTGTTTTCCATAGCTTATCCAAGCGCTCCAACGCCCCAGGCTTAAGGTCCGGCTTTGTTGCGGGTGATGCCGATATTCTGCAACAATATTTTCAATACCGTACCTATCAGGGCTGTGCCATGCCTCTACCCACCCAACATGCCAGTATTAAAGCTTGGCAGGATGAAAGGCACGTTATTGAAAATCGGCGTTTATACCGTGAAAAATTCTCGGCTTTTATCGCCATTCTTGCTGACGTTTGCAAAATTGAGAGACCACCTGCCGGATTTTATGTCTGGTTGAAAATCCCCCAGCCTTTGGAGTCCACCTTTGACAAAGAGGGATTGAGGGAGATTTCAGACACCGCTTTTGCCCAACAGCTTTTTGCCCGGGAAAACATCACCGTTCTGCCAGGCAGTTTCTTGTCACGTGAATTTGATGGCATAAATCCGGGGGTCAATCATGTCAGAATAGCCTTGGTTGCACCACTGGAGGATTGTATAGAAGCTGCCCATCGAATTAAAAACTTTCTTAACACCTTATATATAACACCATGA
- a CDS encoding M48 family metallopeptidase produces MFKTKFSVLIAACLLSACITSPTGRSQFIVMPDTQINQMGLQAFDTLKKEKPASTNSQYNQLASCISQAITSQLGGQWEVIVFEDTSPNAFALPGNKIGIHSGMITLVDTQDQLAAVIGHEVGHVLAKHSNERASQEMAVSQGMAMIQAMGSPQSALGQTAFGLLGVGAEYGILMPYSRIQESEADIIGVDLMAKAGFDPKQSIALWQKMEQASQGQQPVEFLSTHPAHASRIQNLEQHMPQALILYQQAQAAGKKPGCK; encoded by the coding sequence ATGTTCAAAACAAAATTTTCTGTTCTGATAGCTGCCTGTCTATTAAGTGCCTGCATCACCAGTCCTACCGGCAGAAGCCAATTTATTGTCATGCCTGACACGCAAATTAACCAAATGGGCTTGCAGGCTTTCGACACCTTAAAAAAAGAAAAACCAGCCAGCACCAACAGTCAATATAATCAGCTTGCCAGCTGTATTTCACAAGCCATCACCAGCCAATTAGGCGGCCAGTGGGAAGTCATTGTTTTTGAAGATACATCACCCAATGCTTTTGCCTTGCCCGGCAATAAAATTGGCATACACTCCGGAATGATCACACTGGTTGATACTCAGGATCAACTGGCGGCGGTCATTGGTCATGAAGTCGGACATGTACTCGCCAAACACAGCAATGAAAGGGCATCGCAAGAAATGGCTGTCAGTCAGGGCATGGCCATGATTCAGGCAATGGGCTCTCCGCAATCCGCTTTAGGTCAGACGGCCTTTGGCCTGCTGGGTGTCGGTGCAGAATATGGCATACTGATGCCTTATAGCCGAATACAGGAAAGTGAAGCGGATATAATCGGTGTCGATTTAATGGCAAAAGCAGGCTTTGATCCAAAACAAAGCATCGCCCTATGGCAAAAAATGGAACAGGCATCACAAGGCCAACAACCAGTAGAATTTTTGTCAACGCATCCGGCACACGCCTCGCGTATTCAAAATTTGGAGCAACACATGCCACAGGCCTTAATTTTGTATCAACAAGCGCAAGCCGCAGGTAAAAAACCTGGATGTAAATAA
- a CDS encoding alkaline phosphatase, whose product MKNRNHLLGFAIAGILATGVGCANALTISRLTPPSQLFATNGATSTPMISRFIQGQRFDLQATVRPDSGKTITKVEFFVDSASVGVANTAPAAGVKTSLVPATAITGTIANAVVASVRGYSNQVSGIRTLTAVATQSDNTTVTATGSFEVVGITQAGRKVKNVIIMLGDGMGASHRTAARIVQNGYAQGKANKKLAMDSFTNTAMIMTASLDTQVTDSAPGMANYVNGNKANSGQEGVWPDDTTAAFDGPRMEYMSEFLARTQGKKLGIVTTADVFDATPAANAIHTSNRGNGTGIVDQFLDDSANTGLTVLMGGGRKWFLPSGTAFGNGFGGTSFTGSARATSSDYTLPADIQAGWNAAVGAIDTGRDLLANFQTAGWTYAADHTALANVGTPAKLLGLFSLSNMNIAKDKMDGRRGVFPTASATTTIVEDYGFPDQPMLDEMATKALQVLDANSPNGFVLMVEGASIDKQSHEMDSTRFMVDTIEFDKAVQKARDYVDGTGDFAGHAHPDTLVYVTADHECSGAAIIGASTKSDAALQAEILASGNTIDTNGQPKLRNNVVGTYAAAGFPKYTIAADGYPSVWDPDNKLLIGYGAGADHYENFRTRSYPSNDSQQPGNNVAPLNAYPRNNVSDTAASRPFQQNDGYFVTGQVPGAQAVHTGGDIPLTAYGRGAGELGGTIDNTDVFFAVMKAVVGGTTK is encoded by the coding sequence ATGAAAAACCGTAACCATCTGCTGGGCTTCGCTATTGCCGGCATTCTTGCTACTGGTGTGGGTTGCGCCAATGCTCTTACTATCAGTCGTTTGACGCCACCCAGCCAGTTGTTTGCAACTAATGGCGCTACTTCAACCCCGATGATTTCCCGTTTTATTCAAGGGCAACGCTTCGATCTACAGGCAACTGTGCGCCCAGACAGTGGAAAGACCATCACTAAAGTTGAATTTTTTGTTGACAGTGCTTCGGTTGGTGTCGCCAATACAGCGCCTGCTGCCGGCGTTAAAACCTCTCTGGTTCCTGCGACGGCTATTACTGGTACGATAGCTAACGCGGTCGTTGCTTCGGTACGTGGCTATTCAAACCAGGTTTCAGGTATCCGGACGTTAACTGCAGTTGCCACTCAAAGTGATAACACGACCGTTACCGCTACGGGTAGTTTTGAAGTGGTCGGAATTACTCAAGCCGGCCGTAAAGTCAAAAATGTCATTATTATGTTGGGCGACGGAATGGGTGCAAGCCATCGTACTGCTGCACGTATTGTCCAAAATGGTTATGCACAAGGCAAAGCCAACAAAAAATTGGCTATGGACAGTTTCACTAATACTGCCATGATTATGACCGCCTCGTTGGATACTCAAGTTACTGACTCTGCGCCCGGCATGGCTAACTATGTCAATGGCAACAAAGCCAACTCGGGTCAAGAAGGTGTATGGCCGGATGATACGACTGCTGCATTTGATGGTCCTCGTATGGAGTACATGTCTGAATTTCTGGCTCGTACTCAAGGCAAGAAACTGGGTATCGTGACGACTGCTGACGTATTTGATGCAACGCCTGCAGCCAATGCAATTCATACCTCTAACCGTGGTAATGGTACCGGTATTGTTGACCAATTTTTGGATGATTCAGCTAATACAGGTTTAACCGTGCTGATGGGCGGAGGCCGTAAATGGTTTCTCCCAAGCGGTACTGCTTTCGGCAATGGTTTCGGTGGAACGTCATTCACAGGTTCTGCTCGTGCCACCAGTTCTGATTACACATTACCGGCAGATATTCAAGCTGGCTGGAATGCCGCCGTGGGTGCTATCGACACCGGTCGTGATCTGCTTGCCAACTTCCAAACTGCAGGTTGGACTTACGCGGCTGATCACACGGCACTGGCTAATGTAGGTACGCCTGCTAAATTGTTGGGCTTGTTTTCATTGTCCAATATGAATATTGCCAAAGACAAGATGGACGGACGTCGCGGTGTTTTCCCAACGGCTTCTGCAACGACTACCATCGTTGAGGATTATGGCTTTCCTGATCAACCGATGTTGGATGAAATGGCAACCAAAGCTTTGCAAGTATTGGATGCCAACAGCCCCAACGGTTTCGTATTAATGGTAGAAGGCGCGTCAATCGATAAGCAATCTCATGAAATGGATAGTACCCGTTTTATGGTCGATACCATTGAGTTCGATAAAGCAGTACAAAAAGCGAGAGACTATGTTGATGGTACCGGAGATTTTGCTGGTCATGCACATCCTGATACTTTGGTTTATGTTACTGCCGATCACGAATGTTCAGGCGCAGCTATCATTGGTGCTTCGACCAAATCCGATGCTGCTTTGCAAGCCGAGATTTTAGCCAGTGGTAATACGATTGATACTAACGGTCAGCCTAAACTTCGTAACAATGTTGTTGGTACTTACGCCGCAGCCGGTTTCCCTAAATACACTATTGCTGCCGATGGTTACCCAAGTGTTTGGGATCCAGACAACAAGTTGCTAATAGGTTATGGCGCAGGTGCTGATCATTATGAAAACTTCCGCACTCGTTCGTATCCAAGCAACGATTCACAACAACCAGGAAATAATGTTGCGCCGCTTAATGCGTATCCGCGTAACAACGTTTCTGATACTGCTGCCAGTCGTCCTTTCCAGCAAAATGATGGTTACTTTGTAACAGGTCAGGTTCCTGGCGCACAAGCAGTTCACACGGGTGGCGACATTCCGCTGACAGCTTATGGTCGTGGTGCCGGCGAACTGGGCGGTACTATCGACAACACTGACGTTTTCTTTGCTGTTATGAAAGCAGTGGTTGGTGGTACAACTAAATAA
- a CDS encoding glycoside hydrolase family 5 protein: MNQEIDSKFAKKIRGVNLGGWLVLEKWMTPSLFEGLQATDETSYCVELGASAETSLKKHWDTFITAEDFFWLAKTGINAVRIPVGHWLFGPDYPYHPSYGASLHPFVNGGLAILDRAFDWAEQYGLSVVLDLHAAPGCQNGFDNGGILNVCEWHTQEDYINYSLDLLERLAERYHSQPTLHGIEVLNEPRWDIDTDLLKTYTTDAYHRIRKYCRAEDVAVVFHDGFRSFQEYTGFLTEPEFGNVVFDIHRYQCFVQADIDLDIYGHIRSSVVDWKHEADDINSTLSYPAYVGEWSLGLHLKFVSLWAEGPLKDTLQAMDSFQKSLAYRAYAAAQLITFETYQGWFFWSYKTETAPEWSFRECVNQGWLPDNFANEVAGSG, encoded by the coding sequence TTGAACCAGGAAATTGATAGTAAATTTGCCAAGAAAATACGGGGCGTTAATCTGGGCGGTTGGCTGGTGCTGGAAAAATGGATGACACCCAGTCTTTTTGAAGGTCTTCAAGCGACAGACGAAACCTCCTACTGCGTTGAATTGGGCGCAAGTGCTGAAACGTCACTTAAAAAGCATTGGGACACTTTTATTACCGCCGAGGATTTTTTCTGGCTTGCCAAAACCGGAATAAATGCTGTTAGAATCCCCGTTGGTCACTGGCTATTCGGGCCGGATTATCCTTATCATCCGTCCTATGGTGCCTCTTTACATCCATTTGTGAACGGTGGGTTAGCCATTCTTGATCGAGCATTCGATTGGGCCGAGCAATATGGTTTGTCTGTTGTACTGGATTTACATGCCGCACCGGGTTGCCAAAACGGTTTTGATAATGGCGGCATCCTGAATGTTTGCGAATGGCATACCCAAGAAGACTATATCAATTATTCATTGGATCTGTTGGAGCGTCTGGCCGAGCGCTATCATAGTCAGCCTACTTTACATGGCATTGAAGTATTAAACGAGCCGCGTTGGGATATTGATACCGATCTGTTAAAAACATACACCACAGATGCCTATCATCGTATTCGTAAATACTGCCGGGCAGAGGACGTTGCAGTAGTTTTTCATGATGGTTTTCGGTCTTTCCAGGAATATACCGGCTTTTTAACCGAACCCGAATTTGGCAATGTCGTGTTCGATATACACCGCTACCAGTGTTTCGTACAGGCCGATATTGACTTGGATATCTATGGTCATATCCGCAGTTCAGTTGTCGATTGGAAGCACGAAGCAGATGACATTAATAGTACTTTGAGTTATCCCGCTTACGTAGGTGAATGGAGTTTAGGGCTGCATCTAAAGTTTGTATCGCTTTGGGCTGAAGGACCTTTAAAGGATACCCTGCAAGCGATGGACAGTTTTCAAAAATCACTTGCTTACCGAGCCTATGCCGCAGCCCAACTGATAACTTTTGAAACATATCAGGGCTGGTTTTTTTGGAGTTACAAAACAGAAACAGCTCCCGAATGGTCCTTTAGAGAATGCGTTAACCAGGGGTGGTTACCTGACAATTTTGCCAACGAAGTTGCCGGGTCAGGATAA
- a CDS encoding DUF1456 family protein: MINNDVLRRVRYALDLNDQAMIDIFALGDTEISRDDLLNVLKKDNQEDYVELDNQLMDAFLKGLIIYKRGKLDEQPGQVKKPSVPVTNNSILKKLRIALNFKEDDMLNTWKLADFEISKGELSAFSRQKGHKNYRECGDQILRNFLQGLTIHFRNPSE, from the coding sequence ATGATTAATAATGATGTATTACGCCGGGTTCGCTACGCTTTGGATCTAAACGACCAAGCCATGATTGATATTTTTGCCTTGGGCGATACCGAGATAAGTCGGGATGATTTACTCAACGTACTTAAAAAAGATAATCAGGAAGATTATGTCGAACTTGATAATCAACTGATGGATGCTTTTTTAAAAGGTTTAATTATTTATAAAAGAGGGAAATTGGATGAGCAACCCGGGCAAGTGAAAAAGCCGTCGGTGCCGGTAACCAATAATAGTATTCTCAAAAAACTAAGAATCGCCTTAAACTTTAAAGAAGACGATATGCTTAACACCTGGAAACTGGCTGATTTTGAAATATCCAAAGGTGAACTCAGTGCTTTTTCCAGACAAAAAGGCCATAAAAATTACCGGGAATGCGGCGACCAAATACTGAGAAATTTTTTACAAGGCCTGACTATTCATTTTAGAAATCCAAGCGAATAA
- a CDS encoding arsenate reductase yields MYTLYGIKNCDTVKKARQWLDQNGIAYQFHDFRTDGLTSVQLNNFATRVDWNTLLNRSSTSWQLSAEQQSDLTAEKAIALMVNTPTLIKRPVLDTGDKLIIGFTTKDGGYAAHLPEAGKVKPDHNQTE; encoded by the coding sequence ATGTACACGCTTTACGGCATAAAAAACTGCGACACCGTCAAAAAAGCGCGGCAGTGGCTGGATCAAAACGGCATAGCCTATCAGTTCCATGATTTTCGGACTGATGGGCTAACCTCGGTACAGCTCAATAACTTTGCCACGCGCGTAGACTGGAACACCTTACTTAATCGCAGCAGTACCAGTTGGCAACTCAGTGCGGAGCAACAAAGCGATTTAACAGCAGAAAAAGCAATCGCATTGATGGTAAACACCCCAACCCTTATTAAACGTCCGGTTTTAGATACCGGCGATAAACTGATTATTGGCTTTACTACCAAGGACGGAGGCTATGCTGCACACCTGCCGGAAGCCGGTAAAGTAAAACCCGACCATAACCAAACCGAATGA
- a CDS encoding ABC transporter ATP-binding protein/permease: MQGQNGFFIQFLRLAGPFWNSENKAVIRNQTLALIVLTVLQMALAVIITEWSAALFNALEQHSMSGLLVQVSYLVLIFATSMAVTAMHMKVKRHLQIGWRSWLTERVIGQWMNNGRHYLISHIQTVDHDNPDGRIAEDIRIATDEAITLCHSLFYSLLLLISFTSILWELSGVFILDLGAFEFPVHGYLVWVAIIYSALASVLGWWASRPLTLTTNAMQTAEANFRFGLVRARENSQAIALIHGETNEKRRFLNLFQNITALYEHQTQAWVNILLFNSGYGVLSMAFPILIAAPRYILGSLTLGALMQAVQAFQQMSAALSWPVNNMAPIAQWRASVERVLGLVKALEDLELEIARPDPQRILLERPDKSTLSFHDLCISQLDGKVMICGLNAEIRPGERVLISGDVFTGARLFKAIAGLWPWGRGSIELPDGEPLFFMPPRPYLPDGTLHVAICYPSPSERFSFASIDALLNLAGLEELRGQLEQTDAWDKVLTREQQQRLGLVRLLLYRPKWILLQEAFDSLDPDGEVLMLRIICQQLPDAALLSITNQPTAIAFHHRKIIL, translated from the coding sequence ATGCAAGGTCAAAATGGATTTTTTATTCAATTTTTACGGTTAGCTGGCCCCTTTTGGAATTCTGAGAATAAGGCTGTTATCCGCAATCAGACGTTGGCTTTAATCGTTCTTACTGTCTTGCAGATGGCTCTTGCAGTCATTATTACGGAATGGAGTGCAGCACTGTTTAATGCCCTTGAACAGCACTCCATGTCCGGGCTATTGGTACAGGTTAGCTATCTGGTTTTGATTTTTGCAACCAGTATGGCTGTCACTGCCATGCATATGAAAGTAAAGCGGCATTTGCAAATCGGCTGGAGATCCTGGCTGACAGAGCGTGTAATCGGTCAGTGGATGAACAACGGTCGTCATTACCTGATTTCTCATATACAAACAGTCGATCATGACAACCCTGATGGCCGGATAGCTGAAGATATCCGTATTGCAACTGATGAAGCCATTACTCTTTGTCATTCGCTATTTTATAGCTTGCTGTTACTCATTAGTTTTACCAGTATTCTCTGGGAGCTTTCCGGGGTATTTATTCTGGATTTGGGAGCGTTTGAATTTCCTGTTCATGGCTATTTGGTCTGGGTAGCGATAATTTATTCAGCCCTCGCTTCCGTTTTGGGTTGGTGGGCAAGTCGGCCTTTAACATTGACCACCAATGCGATGCAAACTGCTGAAGCCAATTTTCGCTTTGGGTTGGTCAGAGCGCGTGAAAATTCGCAGGCAATTGCCCTGATTCATGGCGAGACTAACGAAAAAAGACGATTTCTTAATCTTTTTCAAAATATTACTGCTTTGTATGAACATCAAACCCAAGCCTGGGTGAATATTTTACTCTTCAACTCAGGCTATGGTGTGTTGTCCATGGCGTTCCCTATCCTGATCGCTGCGCCACGCTATATTCTCGGGAGTCTTACTCTCGGTGCGTTGATGCAGGCTGTGCAGGCGTTTCAACAAATGTCTGCTGCATTGTCCTGGCCAGTCAATAATATGGCTCCCATTGCGCAATGGCGTGCCTCGGTTGAACGTGTTTTAGGATTGGTCAAGGCTTTGGAGGATTTGGAGCTGGAAATAGCGCGTCCTGATCCGCAACGAATTTTGTTGGAAAGGCCCGATAAGTCCACTTTAAGCTTTCATGATTTGTGTATCTCACAACTTGATGGCAAAGTCATGATCTGTGGTCTAAATGCCGAAATCAGACCGGGTGAACGTGTACTAATTTCTGGTGATGTTTTTACAGGAGCCAGACTTTTTAAAGCGATTGCCGGTCTCTGGCCTTGGGGGCGAGGCAGTATTGAATTGCCGGATGGCGAGCCCCTGTTTTTTATGCCGCCACGCCCTTATTTACCGGACGGAACCTTACATGTCGCTATTTGCTATCCGTCTCCTTCTGAAAGATTTAGCTTCGCTTCGATTGATGCGTTGCTCAATCTCGCAGGGCTTGAGGAATTACGAGGTCAGCTTGAACAAACAGATGCCTGGGACAAAGTGTTGACGCGTGAACAGCAACAGCGCCTTGGACTGGTGCGATTGTTATTGTACCGTCCTAAATGGATTCTTTTACAAGAAGCCTTCGACTCGCTTGATCCCGATGGTGAAGTATTAATGTTGCGCATTATCTGTCAGCAATTACCTGATGCAGCTTTACTATCGATTACCAATCAACCCACGGCGATTGCGTTTCATCACCGAAAGATTATTCTGTGA
- a CDS encoding glycerophosphodiester phosphodiesterase family protein translates to MMSLRTPNGIPTDILNIAHRGARAFAPENTLAAFQKAKLFACQMFEMDVRLSKDRELIVHHDEQLTRCTDVKLKFPDRKTFYVEDFTYDELITLDAGSWYVEQLSLPALQRQEFLQSLTDEEITRFVTSQDIQLYASGNIKIPTLKQTLEFARHAEIMVNVELKTPPNVTTELAEAVVKLVELMKMDDQVVISSFAHDQLKTVRQLTKTIAIAILTSDKIENLTDYLRLLDADAYHPNCYSEPDSTGSRKLNGYGITSVRSTGRYVNGWTCNNKDDMRQLITAGVTGLISDFPNRVQDILLEYE, encoded by the coding sequence ATGATGTCATTACGTACGCCAAATGGAATACCCACCGACATTTTAAATATAGCCCACCGGGGAGCGAGGGCATTTGCACCGGAAAATACCTTGGCCGCCTTTCAAAAGGCCAAGCTATTTGCTTGTCAGATGTTCGAAATGGATGTTCGTTTGTCAAAGGATAGAGAATTAATCGTTCATCACGACGAACAATTAACCCGCTGTACTGATGTTAAATTAAAATTTCCAGACCGCAAGACTTTTTATGTCGAAGATTTTACTTACGATGAATTGATAACTCTGGATGCCGGTAGCTGGTATGTCGAACAATTATCTTTGCCTGCATTACAAAGACAGGAATTTTTACAATCATTAACAGATGAAGAAATAACCCGGTTTGTAACTTCGCAAGATATTCAGCTTTATGCCTCCGGCAACATAAAGATTCCAACATTAAAACAGACGCTGGAATTTGCCAGGCATGCCGAAATAATGGTTAATGTTGAACTTAAAACGCCGCCTAATGTGACGACAGAACTGGCAGAAGCGGTTGTCAAATTGGTTGAATTGATGAAAATGGATGATCAGGTTGTGATTTCATCATTTGCCCATGATCAGTTAAAAACAGTACGTCAGCTCACAAAAACCATCGCCATTGCCATTTTAACCAGTGACAAAATTGAAAACCTGACTGACTATCTACGCTTACTGGACGCCGATGCCTATCATCCCAATTGCTATAGTGAACCCGATTCAACAGGAAGCCGAAAACTGAACGGGTACGGAATTACTTCGGTTCGAAGTACCGGTCGCTATGTCAATGGTTGGACGTGCAACAATAAAGACGATATGCGCCAGCTAATCACTGCCGGCGTGACCGGTTTGATTTCCGACTTTCCTAATCGAGTACAAGATATTTTGTTGGAATATGAATGA
- a CDS encoding SDR family oxidoreductase → MQILKDKNVLIVGATGSIGSKTAALLAGSGAHLFLAGRNKEQLETVAAACKVSAERYFVLNSSQPDSVSELKEKYFQQFATIDILINAAGIGIIKSMDTLDETDFLNTLQANLVVPFLLMKSFLPAMKATKTGLIINIPGVLGKVPMAGAAAYCASKYGLVGMMQSIREEVKRTDIRITNLFLGGVDSAFWDNIDLKVQREKMIQAEEAAKAIWFLCQQPDSGVVSEMVLQPFNHQVI, encoded by the coding sequence ATGCAAATATTAAAAGATAAGAACGTCCTTATAGTCGGAGCTACTGGTAGCATTGGTAGTAAAACAGCTGCTTTGCTGGCAGGCAGCGGTGCTCATCTCTTTTTAGCAGGCAGAAATAAAGAGCAATTAGAAACCGTTGCTGCCGCTTGCAAAGTATCCGCTGAACGATATTTTGTTTTAAATAGCTCCCAACCTGACTCGGTAAGCGAGCTGAAAGAAAAATATTTCCAGCAATTTGCCACCATTGATATTTTGATTAATGCCGCCGGCATTGGCATCATTAAATCAATGGACACGTTGGATGAAACTGATTTTCTAAATACATTACAGGCTAATTTGGTCGTTCCTTTCTTGCTGATGAAATCATTTTTACCCGCCATGAAAGCAACCAAGACAGGACTGATTATCAATATTCCAGGCGTGTTGGGTAAAGTACCCATGGCTGGTGCAGCCGCTTATTGCGCCAGCAAATACGGACTGGTAGGCATGATGCAAAGCATCCGGGAAGAAGTAAAACGTACCGATATTCGTATCACCAATTTATTTCTGGGCGGTGTGGACTCTGCTTTTTGGGATAATATTGACCTGAAAGTACAGCGGGAAAAAATGATTCAAGCTGAGGAAGCGGCCAAAGCCATCTGGTTTTTATGCCAGCAACCCGATAGTGGTGTAGTCAGTGAGATGGTGCTACAGCCGTTTAATCACCAAGTTATTTGA
- the dapD gene encoding 2,3,4,5-tetrahydropyridine-2,6-dicarboxylate N-succinyltransferase has translation MNHLKNIIESAFEQRNDITPANVSAEIRNAVIETINLLDKGTLRVAEKIDGEWITHQWLKKAVLLSFRINENRMMDGGNTRYYDKVECKYSNYTEEDFAKAGVRVVPNAVARHGSYIAPGAILMPSYINIGAYVDSGTMVDTWVTVGSCAQIGKNVHLSGGVGIGGVLEPLQAGPTIIGDNCFIGARSEIVEGVVVEDGCVISMGVYIGQSTKIFNRMTGEVSFGRIPAGSVVVSGNLPSADGSYSLYCAVIIKQVDERTRSKTGINELLRD, from the coding sequence ATGAATCACCTAAAAAACATTATAGAATCCGCTTTTGAACAACGTAACGATATTACTCCTGCTAACGTTTCAGCTGAAATCCGCAATGCAGTTATCGAAACCATTAACCTGCTTGATAAAGGTACTCTAAGGGTCGCCGAAAAAATCGACGGCGAATGGATAACGCATCAATGGTTAAAAAAAGCCGTATTATTATCCTTCAGAATTAACGAAAACCGTATGATGGATGGCGGCAACACCCGTTATTACGATAAAGTTGAATGTAAGTATTCAAATTATACCGAGGAAGATTTCGCCAAGGCCGGGGTACGCGTTGTACCCAACGCCGTTGCCCGTCATGGCTCCTACATAGCGCCCGGCGCAATATTGATGCCGTCTTATATTAACATCGGTGCTTATGTCGATAGCGGCACGATGGTTGATACTTGGGTAACCGTCGGTTCTTGCGCACAAATTGGTAAAAACGTGCATCTTTCTGGTGGTGTAGGCATTGGTGGCGTATTGGAACCGTTACAGGCAGGCCCTACCATTATTGGCGACAACTGCTTTATCGGTGCACGTTCAGAAATTGTTGAAGGCGTTGTCGTTGAAGATGGTTGCGTTATTTCAATGGGCGTATACATTGGCCAAAGCACCAAAATTTTTAACCGTATGACCGGTGAAGTCAGCTTCGGACGTATTCCTGCAGGATCTGTGGTCGTATCCGGCAATTTGCCTTCAGCAGACGGTAGCTATAGCTTATATTGTGCAGTTATCATCAAACAGGTTGATGAAAGAACACGTAGCAAAACCGGAATTAATGAGCTATTAAGGGATTAA